The genomic interval TTCCTCGCCGACCTGACCCGGGTGACCCAGGGAAGGACCGACCCCGAACTCGCCAGGATCCTGGTCGGTGAATCCCGCGAGACGATGACCTGGCTGCGCAGCCTCGGCCTGCGATTCGAGCTCATGTTCCACCGGCAGGCTTACGAGGTGGACGGGCGCTACCGGTTCTGGGGCGGACTGGCCGTCGGCGTGGTCGGCGGGGGCAAAGGAATGATCGACCAGCACCTTGCCGCCGCCGATCGCAGTGGCATCGAAGTCCGCTTCGACAGCCCCGTCACCGGCCTGGCCACCGCAGCCGACGGCTCCGTTGGCGGCGTGATGCTCGCCGACGGGCAGCGCATCGAGGCCGACGGCGTGGTCCTCACCAGCGGCGGCTTCGAGGCCAACCCGCAGATGCGGGCCGGCTACCTGGGCGCGGGCTGGGACCTGGCCCTGGTGCGCGGAACCCCGTACAACACCGGCGAGGGCATCCGCATGGCCCTGGCGGCCGGCGCGCAACCCTACGGCCACTGGAGCGGCTGCCACGCGGTGGCCTGGGACAGCCAGGCCCGAGCGACCGGCGACCGGGAGCTGACCAACCAACTCACCCGCGGCGGCTACCCGTTCGGCATCGTGGTCAACGCCGAGGGGCGCCGGTTCGTCGACGAGGGAGCGGACTTCCGCAACTACACCTACGCCAAGTACGGTGCCGAGATCCTCAAGCAACCGGCAGGCGTCGCCTACCAGCTCTTCGACGCGACGTCCGCGCCGCTGCTGCGCCCCGAGGAGTACGCCTCGGCGGGCATCACCAGGGTGGAGTCCGACACCGTGGAGGGCCTGGCCAAGGAACTCGGCATGGACGAGGGCCGGCTGGCGGAGACGGTTGAGCGGTTCAACGCCGCCGTTGTTCCCGGTCGCTTCGACCCGACGGTCAAGGACGGCTGCCGGACCGAGGGCATCACCCCTCCCAAGTCCAACTGGGCCCAGCCGCTGACCACTCCTCCGTACGTCGCCTTCCCGGTGACCTGCGGCATCACCTTCACCTTCGGCGGGCTGCGGATCGACGCCGACGCGCGGGTGCTGGACCTGAGCGGCCGCCCCGTCCCTGGGCTGTACGCGGCCGGCGAACTCGTCGGCGGGCTCTTCTGGTTCAACTACCCGGGAGGCTCCGGACTCACCGCCGGTTCGGTGCTCGGCAGGCGCGCCGGGCGCTCAGCAGCCGCCGACACGCATTGACGGCGACGCCGCAACGGGTTGAATCACACGGTGTGTGGTAGATGCGGTGACCGCCTGCTTCGTCGATGAAGTCGGCCCGCGCGCCCCAGCGGTTGCTGACGCACGGCTGTGGTGATGACGCACGTATGACGCACGAAGCCTTCCGAGGGGCCTGGATTCGTCCTTGAAAGCGCCTCTGAGCTGCATGTTTCCCGGGTGGGGTCGGACTGCATACCTTCCCGATGACGCGTCACCTGGAGTGCGTGGCGATCCATGAGTCGACCGCCAAGGCCCCTGACCTGCGGTTTGGGGAATTGTCCCTCGGTTCGACGACTTAGAACTCGCGCAGCTAGGCTCGATGGGGTACCTCGGAAGTAGTAGAGGAACAGGGCCTGGTGATCATGGAGTTGCGACGCTCTGTGATCACCGGGAGACCTGTGCCTGCCTTGCCGTCATGGCTGACCGAACCCCTGTGGGACCAATTCGCGGCGCTGCTGCCACAGCGGCCCGTCTACGCTCCGACCCACCCGCTGGGCTGCCACCGCACGCGGATCAGCGACCGGATCATCTTCGACAAACTGCTGCAACTCCTGCGCTTCGGCTGCTCCTACGAAGCCCTGGCGGACACCACCTGCTCGGCCACCACGATTCGCAACCGCCGTGACGAGTGGATCCGGCTCGGCGTCTTCGCCCGGCTCCGGCACATCGCTCTGGAGGCGTACGACCGCATCGTCGGCCTCGTTCTGGACCAGGTCGCCATCGACGGGTCGATCACCAAGGCACCCGGAGGCGGAGAAGCCGCTGGACGCTCGCCGGTCGACCGGGGCAAACAGGGCCTCAAACGCTCGGGGATGACTGACGGGTACGGCATCCCGCTGGGCCGCGTCCTGGCCGGGGCGAACTGCCACGACTCGCCGCTGCTCGCCCCGACCCTGGACCTTCTGGACGGCCTGGGCCCGCTGCCCGACGACATCACCGTGAACCTCGACGCCGGCTACGACTCGGGCAGGACCCGTATCACCCTCGACGAACGCGGACTGCGCGGCCGGATCGCACACAGGGGCGAGAAGGCTCCCGTCCAGGCCACCGGGCGCTGGCACGTAGAGCGCACCCACGCCTGGCAGAACGCCTTCCATCGACTCGCACGCTGCTACGAACGCCGGATCGACGTCATCAACGCCTTCTTCGACCTCACGGATGCCGTTATCACCGTGCGTAGCCTCGTTCGCCGCGCCTGGACCACTCACCGCTGGGACGACCGCCCCACCCGGCGACCATGACCCCGCCCCCAATTGCGCGAGTTCTCACCGGCTCCGGCGAAGCACCAGAAGCACCAAAGGAGAACGGGCTCTGTCCCTTGAGCTACGAGGGCCTCTTGCCCGAGAGCCTGGCGGCCGTCGGCGGCGGTGGGTTACGGCATTGACGCGAATGCCTCCCGGTGGTCGCGTGCCCACTGCTCGAACGTGCCCGCCGGTCGGCCGAGCACCTGCGGCACGTGGTCGGTGACGTAGGCCGCACCGCCGGCGCGCGCCCAGCCGATGCCGGTGCTCATCCCGGCCGGCAACTGGTCGAGCGCATTCGTGTCGGTGATCTTGACCGGCCGTTCCAGCACGCCCTCCAGGATCGCCGCCTGGTCTGCGAACGTCAGCAGCTCCGGCCCGGTCAGGTCGTACCGCTGCCCGTCGTGCGCATCGCTGGTCATGGCGGCGACGGCGACCGCGGCCACGTCCCTTGGGTCGACGATGGCCTGCCGGGAGTCGCCGGCCAGGTTCGGGATCGGCTCTCCGGCCTGGATCAGCGCCCGATACCACAAGAAGTTCGAGGCGAAGCTCGGCGGGCGGAGCATCGTCCACACGAGCCCACTGGCCTCGATCGCCTCCTCCGCGGCGAGGTGCCACGCGCCGACGGTCGCCCCGTCGAACAGCTCGCCGCTGCCGATGGCGGACAGCTTGACGACCTTACGGACGCCCGCCGCCCGCGCGGCCGTCACCAGGGCGATGTCGTGGTCCGCGGTCGGCACGGGGGGCACGGTCACGAGAAAGACCGTGTCGACGTCGGCCACCGCCCGTGCCAGCGACGCCGGGTCGTCGAAGTCGGCCCGCACCCCGCCGGGCCGCTCGCGGCGGGACATCGCCCGAAACGGCACGCCCCGCTCGGTGAGCAGACGCACGACGTGACTACCGATGGTGCCGGTGGCACCGGTAACGAGGATCATGTCTCGACGGTCGCATCGCTCTCACGCCGCGTGATAGGAAGTTTCGGCACTATCGTGGGCCGCGTGAGCTCTCTCAACATGCCGCCTGCCCTTGCCCGTTGGGTGGCCGGGGTCGATGTCGCTACGGCGGCCGGTTCGGCGGCCGTCGACGTGCCCGATCACGCCACCACACTTCTCCTGCGCAGCGACAAGCGTGAGCTGATCGTCATGGGCCCCCGCACCCGGGCCGCCTATCACGTTGCCGCGCCCGGCCACTCGTGCGTGCGGGTTCGTATGCGGCCGGGTCGTGCCCAAGCCCTGCTCGGCCGTCCGCTGCGTGATCTCGCCGATCGCGCCCTGCCGCTCCGCGAACTGCCGGGTCTGGACGTCGACCAGCTCGCCGCCGATCCGGTCGCCGCTCTCGAAGAAGCATTGGCCGATTGGCCGGAGCCTCCGGAGCGGCTCGAAGAGGCGGCACACCTACTGGTCGGCACCACTGTCGCCACGGCCGCGGCCCGGTTGCACATCAGTGAGCGCCGCCTGCACACCCTGTTCACCGACGGCACCGGCTTGTCCCCGAAGCACTTCGCACGCATCGACCGCGTTCGCACCGTGCTCGCGGCCGATGCCGGCCGGTGGTCGGACATCGCCGCGACGGCGGGTTACTACGACCAGTCCCACATGACGGCCGAGTTCCGCCACTTCATGGGTGTCCCGCCGGCCGCGTTCACCGCAGGGCGGCGTCCCGCCGCGACTCCGTGCACTGCCTGAGTTCCAAGACTGGCAAAGGAGGAGTTGCAGCAGCTTGTCGAAGATGATCCGGTCGCTGATCCGCGTGCGGTGGCAGCCCAGCGGGTGGGTCGGAGCGTAGACGGGCCGCTGTGGCAGCAGCGCCGCGAATTGGTCCCACAGGGGTTCGGTCAGCCATGACGGCAAGGCAGGCACAGGTCTCCCGGTGATCACAGAGCGTCGCAACTCCATGATCACCAGGCCCTGTTCTCTACTACTTCCGAGGTACCCCATCGAGCCTAGCTGCGCGAGTTCTTACTTCGGGAGTTGCAACGGGTGGACGTGGAGGGCATGCCTGAGCTGCGGTTTCCGGAGCTTCGGCAGCGGTCCGCGCGCCGGCGTCGCCGGGCCATGGCGATTTCTTGACGCACGAATGACAAATGTTCCGAATGGAAGTTAAGTCCGTTTCTGGTAGTGGCCTCGTCCGGGCTCGGTGGGGAAGCCTTGACGGAGGAGGTGTCCGAGGTGAGCACGGGTGACATTGACCGACGCCTCGTCGATGGGCACGCCGAGGAGTTCGTGCAGCTCAGATCGGAACTCCTGGTCGGGGTGCTGGTTGAAGGCGTCCGCGACGGCCCGGTAAACGCTGTGTCGCGTAGTTCACCGGCCCGGGTCGTGGCCTTCTCGTGCTGCGCCTGGAGGTCTGCCAGGAGCTCGAGGACTTTCACGCAGCCGGCTCGAGGGTGTCGCGCCAGGCCGGACTCGGGGCGGTGAGGCGGCGGGTCATGTTCGCGATGGAGGCCCAGTAGACGCGTGAGGTGCAGCATGGGAGTCAGGGGCTGCCTGTTCGTTGTTTGCTCGTGGATGTGTAATTATGGGGGGGTGTTCCCGTGTCCGGTCTGTGGCGTACGAGAGCGCCGCCGCCCGTGACCTGCATCATCGGCTGTGACGGCACGAGGAGCCGCGGACACGAGCTTCTCGCACAGCAGTCAGATGGTGGCCCGAAGAGCGGATGGTCGCTCCGTTCGAGCCGATTCAGGCATACAAAGGCCAGCCGCATCCGGTTCTCCCACCCCCAACGCCATATGGAGACACCATGAGCCTGCGCGACATGCCCGAAAAGCAGCGACGACACGCGCTCGAACTGCTCGCCGTCTTCCGTCTGGATTCGGTGTCTCGAACCACATCGCCTTTCAGAGGTTCACCGAATGGTCCGAAGCCCGGGTATGGACAGAACTCCGCCAACTCCTCCGTAACGCGGATCAAAGTCAGGGCGACCTGGATTGGTCGCGACGCGTCGTTGATGCCGTGAACGCGCGTGCGGGCAAGAGAAGACGCGGGCGCTTGTGAATCACCACATTCTCCTCTGAGGGCACTGTCGAAACGGCGGTCCTCGTTCGGCGGTGACCTACGGGAACAGGTGTTGGCCGGAGATGGCTTGATCGGACACTGTGAGACCCAACTCAGGAGCGCTGTCATGGTGGTCCTCGAACGTACCTACTGGCCTCGCCATGCCTTGCCTGGTGCGTGTGTCCTGCAGGCGTAGAGCCAGGACTTGAACTTCGCGAGCAGGGAGGGTGATGCCTCGGATGGGTGTCGGCTTTGTGGCCGGCTTCAGGCGGCCTTGCTATCGGGAATCGCCCGGTACATGCCATGCTCGAATGCGGCAAGACCCCTCCTGACCTGCGCTGTACCAAAGTGCCAACTATCTCTCTGATTCCGCACTTCAAGATGCTGAAGCTACTTGGCATCAGCGCAGGTCACGAACGTCCCCTAGTGCCAACTATCGATCCTGGTCACACGCTTGTGACGAGGATTTTTAGTTGGCACAAAAGAGGGATGGTCGGCATCAAGATCGGCGTCGCTTCTCAAAGGTGACGACGCATCACTTCGATGCACGTGGCTCGGGCCGCGTTCGATCGGTCCCGCGGGTACGGTACGCCGAGGAGGATCCGTTCGCGGGCCTGTCCGGCGCGGAGCCAGTCGGTCCGGCGGTCGTGCGCCGTGGACAGCACTGTGATCGTCGGGTGCCTCTCGAAGGTTCGGGCTGTGAGCACCTCCGCGTGGCGGTGGGCGCCGAAGTCCCGCATCGGGATGCGGTCATGCCCGGGCCAGTGCTGTTTGTTTCTGCCAACCAGCGGCGGCTATCCATGGCCCGGTCCGCATCGGTGGTGTTGCGGTGCTCTGCCTCCCTGGTGAGCTGAAGGACGCTGTCGGCGGGCCTCTTCCGCGTGCGCGGCTTCGGTGAGTTCGGTGATCACAGCGCTGGGCAACGGCCGCGCCGAGAAGGGGAATCGGCTGCCGGGGCGCGGGAGCAGCCGCGTCACTGGTTCCCAGCCGAAGTGCTCCACTGCTGCAGCCGACGGACACGTGCAGGGGCCGCCCGGTCGGGTCGATGTGGCGTAGGCCGCGTTGCGTCGCCGCGCGGATCTCCAGCGTGAGCGTGTCCGGGTCGAGTCGGAAGGGCCAGGGCTGGTGTTGCGGATCGACGGTGCGGCCACGGCCGCGGAGACCAGCGTCTCCAAGGTCCTCGCGTCGAGGACGGCAGTACGCATCGCGGGCTTCTCCCCGCCCTACGCCATGGGATGCAGCGGGGCTTATGGGTGACCGAACCAGCGTGGCGTTCGGCACGCCGACAGGAGCAGGGGCCGTCCGGCCCGGGGTGGGTCCTGGTCGTCCCCTTCGCTCACTTCGTGGGGCGTTCGCCGGTCTCGGACTGCTCCAGATGAGAGGCCAGGACCGCGGCCTGGACGCGGCGCTGGACGCCGAGTTTGGCCAGGAGCCGGGAGATGTGGTTCTTGACGGTCTTCTCCGACAGGTAGAGCTTCTTGCCGATCTCGCGGTTGGTCAGGCCGTCGCCGATCAGGGCGAGGATGTCCCGCTCGCGGGGCGACAGGCTCGCGAGCTCGGGGGCCATGGCGGGTGTCTCGGCGGGGTCGGCACGCAGCGAGCGCATCAGGCGGGCCGTGGTCGCGGGGTCCAGCATCGACTGGCCCGAGGCGACCGTGCGCACGGCCGAGACCAGGTCGGAGCCCCTGATCTGCTTGAGGACGTAGCCCGAGGCCCCGGCCATGATGGCGTCAAGCAGGGCGTCCTCGTCGTCGAACGAGGTCAGCATCAGACAGGCCAGCTCCGGCATCTGGTTGCGCAGCTCCCGGCAGACCGTGATGCCGTCTCCGTCCGGGAGCCGTACGTCGAGCACGGCGACGTCCGGGCGCAGGGCCGGGCCGCGGACGAGGGCGTGCTCCACGGTGCCCGCGTCGCCGACCACCGAGATGTCCGGTTCGGCGTCGAGCAGGTCGGTGATACCGCGTCGTACGACCTCATGGTCGTCGAGCAGGAAGACACGGATCGGATCCTGGTCGGTGAAGGTGCGTGTCCCGGTCATGACGACCCCTTGTTCCCCGGTGGCGGACGGGCTGCGGGTTCCCGTGAGGCCGATCATCGCGCGCCGGGCCCTGATGCACTAGGGCCGACCGGCCCCGCTCGGCGTCGAAACGTGCCCTCACTGGCCCCGTGCGCAGCTCCTGATGGCCCCTGCTGCCAGAGGGATCGACCGGTGAGATCTTGCATGCGGCACCCAGGCTGGTTCTGTCCATGAGGGGCTGTGACCGATGCGGAAGGCACAGCGCACGAAGGTCCGGTCGACAGCCGTTCAGCGCCGATGTACAGCCTTGAGTACGACGTCCTGGCTCCTCATCTGACGTGGAGCGCCGGTGGCTTCAGGGTATGGCCAGGTCTCGAATCACTAAGCGGGAGCGGATTTCCCCGGCTGTGCGGCCTGGGGGTCCGGGGAACCGTCGGAGTGCTCACGGCCGACCAGCTCGAATTCGACGTCCACCACGCCCTCCACAGCACGTACCAGACGGGCGGCCACGGGGATCAAGGACGTGTCCCGGACGCGCCCGGCGAGCTTCACCACGCCGTCGTTCACCTGGACCCGGATCGCCGAGCCCGGCGGGGGGAAGAGGTAGGCCACCACCTCGCGGCGGACCTCCTCCTCGATCTCCTCGTCACCACGCAGGAACACCTTGAGCAGGTCGGCCCTGCTGACGATGCCCTCCAGCATGCCCAGCTCGTTCACGACCGGCAGCCGCTTGACCCTGGAGTGCGCCATGGTCCGGGCGGCCTGGGCGAGGGTGGCGTCCGGGCGGGTGGTGAGCGCCGGGGAGGTCATCAGTTCTTCCGCGGTGACCGCGCCGGCCTTCGCCAGGTCGGACAGGCGGCGCAGCTGCGTGTAGCGGTCGGGGTCGCTGTCGCGGAACTCCTCCTTGGGCAGGAGGTCTGCCTCGGAGACGAGGCCGACCACGCGCCCCTCGCCCTCGAGTACGGGCAGGGCGCTGACCTTCCAGTCCTGCATCAGCCGCACGATCTCCTTGAAGGTGGCCTTGCGGCCGACGGCGGCGACCGTGTGAGTCATGACGTCGCTGACGATGTGTGGGGTGCCGTGCATGGTGGCTCCCTCTCGTGTCGCTTCGGCCCGTGTGAGCGGTCAGACGTGGCTGCCCGCGCCGTACGGGGCGTACAGGTCCAGCAATCGCGTACGGGCGGAGCGCAGGCGGTGGGCCAGCACGCCACCGACCCACTGGGCGATGGCGTTGCCCATGGCCGGGTCCTCCTGGCACATCAGGCGAACGGCCGTGGCGTCGAACTCGTAGGCCCTTACCGGGGTTGTCGCCTCAGCGCCCAGGTGCCAGACATGGGGGGTGAACAGCCAGGACCACCCGACGAGCTCGTTGTGCCGGAGCGTCTCGATGACGGCCGCGCGGCGACCGGGCACGTGCATGTCGAGCTCGACGGTGCCGGTGCGCACGATCCAGAACCGGTCGGCCTTGCCGCCTTCCTCGAACAGGCGCGCCCCTTGCGGGAAGGAGACCTCGCGGGCGACGCGCATGAGCCGGTGCCGGTGCTCGGCCGGCAGGGCGCGCAGCATGCTGGGCGTAGGGGTGGTGATCATGGCGTGCCTCCCGACGGGATGTAGGAACTGCCATGGCCAGCGTCTGTCCGACGGCGGGCAGCAGACCATGGGCCACCCGGTCCATAGGCCGGGCCACTCGGCTCCGGCAAGGGGACCTGCGGCACGCTGCGGCCACGCCGACTCGGCTGTTCCATGAGGGTGTGAGACAACCCGGCCATTGGAGGGGGTGAGTTCTGTGGGTACCTCACTGACACCCGACTTCTGGAAGTTGTTCGGCGTTCTCCTGGTGACCTCGACGGCGGTCACCTTCGTGGTGAGTGCCGCGCTGGACACGCTGGTCGTACGGCTGCAGGAGCGCCGTCGGCAGCGTCGGCAGACCGACGACCGCACGGCCACGACGCCTCACTGGGCCGACCGGCCACGCCGGGCCCTGGTGCACCACTGAACCGAGTGGTGCGAAGGGCGGAGGCCACCGCCCGGTTCGTCGCGCACGCCGGCGGACCGGCCGCGACAGGCGCCTCGGATGCGGGCCCTGGGGCCGGTCGGCGCATGGACAGGGCCACACGGTCCCGTCAACGGCCCTGGTCGGCACTCGTCCCCGCCGGTACCGCTCACCAGGATCAGAGGTGGAAGGCACCTGCGCGCAGGAACGAGCACGAGAGGGGACCGCCGATGACCGTCACCGTGACAGCAGATGACCGGACGGCGACCGATGCCTGGCGAGGCTTCGCTGGAACCGGCTGGCGTGAGCGCGTCGACGTGCGCGACTTCATCCAGGCCAACTTCACACCGTACGAGGGCGACGCGTCCTTCCTCACCGGCCCCACCGACCGGACGCGCGCCGTCTGGGAGACGGTCAGCGCGCTCTTCCCGGAGGAGCGGAGCCGCGGTGTCCTCGACGTCGACACCGCCACCCCCTCCACGATCACCTCGCACGCCCCCGGCTACATCGACCGCGACCGCGAATTGATCGTCGGCCTGCAGACCGACGCCCCGCTGAAGCGCGCGATCATGCCGAATGGCGGGCTGCGCATGGTGGAGAACGGACTGGAGGCGTACGGCTACGAGCCCGACCCGTTCGTGACGAGGGTCTTCGGGACCTACCGCAAGACCCACAATGACGGTGTCTTCGACGCCTACACACCCGAGATGCGCGCCGCGCGCAAGGCGGGCATCATCACCGGGCTGCCCGACGCCTACGGCCGTGGCCGGATCATCGGCGACTACCGGCGCGTGGCGCTGTACGGCACGGACCGGCTGATCGAGGCCAAGCGAGCTGAGCGGGCGCTGCTGGACGTCCGTCCCTCCACGGCCGATGTGATCCGGGACCGGGAGGAACTCGCCGAACAGACAAGGGCGTTGGGCGAACTGTCCGAGATGGCAGCCACGTACGGCTGCGATGTCTCGCGTCCCGCCACCACCGCCCACGAGGCCGTGCAGTGGCTCTACCTCGGCTATCTCGCCGCCGTGAAGGAACAGAACGGCGCCGCGATGTCGCTGGGCCGCACGTCGACCTTCCTCGACGTCTACCTCCGGCGCGACCTGACGGACGGTCTCATCGACGAGTCCCGTGCCCAGGAACTGATCGACGACTTCGTGATCAAATTGCGGATCGTACGGTTCCTGCGCACCCCCGAGTACGACGCCCTGTTCTCCGGCGACCCGACCTGGGTGACGGAGTCCATCGGGGGCATGGGCGCCGACGGCCGGACCCTGGTGACCCGCACCTCGTTCCGCTTCCTCCAGACCCTCTACAACCTCGGCCCGGCTCCGGAGCCGAACCTCACCGTGCTGTGGTCGCCGCGACTGCCCACCGGCTTCAAGGAGTTCTGCGCCCAGGTCTCGATCGACACCAGCGCCGTCCAGTACGAGTCCGACGACCTGACGCGTCCGCGGACCGGCGACGACACCGCGATCGCCTGCTGCGTCTCCGCGATGGCGGTCGGCAGGCAGATGCAGTTCTTCGGCGCCCGGGTCAACCTCGCCAAGGCTCTGCTGTACGCCGTCAACGGCGGCCGGGACGAGATGACCGGCGACCAGATCGCCCCGCCGACGCCTCCGCTGACCGGGGAGTACCTGGACTACGACGAGCTGTCGGCGGCGTACGACCGGGTCCTGGACTGGCTGGCGAAGACGTACGTCGACGCGCTGAACGTCATCCACTACATGCACGACAAGTACGCCTACGAGCGCGTGGAGATGGCGCTGCACGACCACCCCGTGCACCGCTTCATGGCCTGTGGCATCGCCGGCTTGTCGGTCGCCGCGGACAGCCTGTCGGCCGTCAAGCACGCGCGGGTGAAGGTGTTCCGGGACGCCGGTGGCCTCGCCGTCGACTTCCGTACCGAGGGCGACTTCCCGGCGTACGGCAACAACGACGACCGCGCCGACAGCATCGCCGTCCACCTGGTGGAGTCCTTCATGGCGAAGGTGCGCGAGCACCCCACCTACCGGGACGCCGAGCACACCCAGTCCGTGCTGACGATCACCTCGAACGTCGTCTACGGCAAGCACACCGGCAACACCCCCGACGGCCGCCGCGCCGGAGAGCCCTTCGCCCCCGGCGCCAACCCGATGAACGGCCGCGACCGGCACGGGGTGGCCGCCTCCGCGCTGTCGGTGGCCAAGCTGCCGTACGAGCAGGCTCGCGACGGCATCTCACTGACCACGACCATCACCCCCGAGGGCCTGGGGCACTGCCCGCAGGAACGGGCAGGTCACCTGGTCGGCATCCTCGACGCGTACATGGCCGCGGGAGGCTTCCACATGAACGTCAACGTCCTCGACCGCACCACGCTGGAGGACGCCATGGAGAACCCCGGCAAGTACCCGGACCTGACCATCCGCGTCTCCGGCTACGCCGTCAACTTCGTCCGGCTGACCCGCGAGCAGCAGCTCGACGTGATCAGCCGTACCTTCCACGGAACGCTGTGAGCCCGATGGCGGGGACGATGAACGGCCGGATCCACTCCTGGGACCTGTCCACCGGTGTGGACGGTCCCGGGACCCGGTTCGTCCTCTTCGTCTCCGGCTGTCCGCTCCGCTGCCTGTACTGCGCCAACCCCGACACCTGGCACATGCGGGACGGCAAGGAGACATCCGTGGACGAGGTGATGCGGGAGATCGAGAAGTACCGCGCCTTCGTCACCACGGCCGGCGGCGGGGTGACCGTCACGGGCGGCGAGCCGCTGCTCCAGCCCGCCTTCACCGGCGAGATCCTGCGCCGCTGCAAGGACACCGGACTGCACACGGCGCTCGACACTTCGGGCTTCCTCGGTGCGCGCGCCAGCGACGAACTCCTCTCCGGGACCGACCTGGTGCTGCTGGACATCAAGTCCTTCGACAGCGCGGCCTACCGGCGTCTGACAGGCGGTGAACTCACGCCCACCCTGAACCTCGCCAACCGTCTCGACCGGCTCGGTGTCCGGATGTGGATCAGGTACGTCCTGGTGCCCGGCTGGACGGACGACGCGGAGTCCGTGGAGAGTCTGGCCGACTTCGTGGCGGGGCTTCGCTCGGTCGACCGCGTGGACGTCCTGCCGTTCCACAAGCTCGGCGCCTCGAAGTACGAGGCCC from Streptomyces sp. CC0208 carries:
- the pflA gene encoding pyruvate formate-lyase-activating protein yields the protein MAGTMNGRIHSWDLSTGVDGPGTRFVLFVSGCPLRCLYCANPDTWHMRDGKETSVDEVMREIEKYRAFVTTAGGGVTVTGGEPLLQPAFTGEILRRCKDTGLHTALDTSGFLGARASDELLSGTDLVLLDIKSFDSAAYRRLTGGELTPTLNLANRLDRLGVRMWIRYVLVPGWTDDAESVESLADFVAGLRSVDRVDVLPFHKLGASKYEALGLPFPLRDTPTPARDAVERVRERFRAHGLMAY